A section of the Peptoanaerobacter stomatis genome encodes:
- a CDS encoding pyridoxal-phosphate-dependent aminotransferase family protein — MKLFIPGPVTVRQDVLNEMAKQMIGHRTKDASKLQKDITEKMQKIFGTKNQVLLSTSSGSGLMEGAIRSCTLKRAACFAIGDFGEKWYKMAINNNTPADLFKSELGDINTPEQVDEVLKTGKYDLITVTGNETTTGIANPIKEIGEIVKKYDDVIFCVDYVSSAGGVKIDADDFGVDIAITSSQKSLGLPPGLAFCTFSPKAEDRAKKVENRGSYFDLLNLKSFIDKKDNQYPTTPALSLMYAANFQLDYILNEQTLEKRIQNHKNMADLVRAWAKKHFDLFAKEEKYASNTVTCIKNTKNIDVANLIKELKKQDILLGNGYGDLKDKTFRIAHMADFNIDDMQDLLNKIDNILGF, encoded by the coding sequence ATGAAACTTTTTATTCCGGGTCCAGTTACAGTAAGACAAGATGTTTTAAACGAGATGGCTAAACAAATGATAGGGCATAGAACAAAAGATGCCTCTAAACTACAAAAAGACATAACTGAAAAAATGCAAAAAATATTCGGCACTAAAAATCAAGTATTGCTGTCTACTTCTTCAGGCAGTGGTCTAATGGAAGGTGCAATAAGATCTTGCACATTAAAAAGAGCCGCTTGTTTTGCAATAGGTGATTTTGGCGAAAAATGGTATAAAATGGCAATAAACAACAATACTCCTGCTGATTTGTTCAAATCAGAATTAGGTGATATAAATACTCCTGAGCAAGTAGATGAAGTGCTTAAAACAGGAAAGTACGATCTTATAACAGTAACAGGAAATGAAACTACAACAGGAATTGCCAACCCTATAAAAGAAATAGGCGAAATAGTAAAAAAATATGATGATGTAATATTTTGTGTAGATTATGTAAGCTCTGCCGGTGGCGTAAAAATTGATGCAGATGACTTTGGCGTTGATATAGCAATAACTTCTTCACAAAAATCATTAGGTCTTCCTCCGGGACTTGCATTTTGCACTTTTTCTCCAAAAGCTGAAGACAGAGCTAAAAAAGTTGAAAATAGAGGAAGCTATTTCGATCTTTTAAACCTTAAAAGCTTCATTGACAAAAAGGACAACCAATACCCTACTACACCTGCTCTATCTTTAATGTATGCTGCAAACTTCCAGTTAGATTATATATTAAACGAGCAAACTCTTGAAAAAAGAATACAAAACCATAAAAATATGGCTGATTTGGTAAGAGCTTGGGCAAAAAAACATTTTGATTTGTTTGCAAAAGAAGAAAAATATGCATCAAATACGGTAACTTGCATAAAAAATACAAAAAATATAGATGTTGCCAATCTTATAAAGGAATTAAAAAAACAAGACATACTTCTTGGAAACGGATATGGAGATTTAAAAGATAAAACCTTCAGGATTGCACATATGGCGGATTTTAACATAGATGATATGCAAGATTTATTAAACAAAATTGATAATATTTTAGGATTTTAA
- a CDS encoding DUF1015 domain-containing protein, with protein sequence MDIRGFKALRPKADFVKDFSTLPYDVVNDTQVKTAIQNNTNLFFKVIKTDSLYDENIYEKARENLEQLKKENLLIQDEKKSFYIYQEIFKDINQTGIVATINIDEYIKGNVKKHEKTLKEKEIDRINNFYTCKANTEPVFLFQNRNAEIEKIIYNTKLTKQKEYDFISEDNVRHILWKIDDETVVNKLESLFKKVNSLYIADGHHRTASSIDVALKIRQENPAYDKNSEFNYFMAVIFFEDELKILPYNRIIKNLEKYDIENILKEIKTNFKVQLYDKVTFPTEKHSFTMIVNNKIYKLTANKSIIDEKDPINSLDTIILHKNIIEPLFKITDIKNEDDIEFVGGTNALKNIDELKNGNIVFLMYPTQIEQIKNISDINAIMPPKSTWFEPKLRSGLFIHEF encoded by the coding sequence ATGGATATACGAGGATTCAAAGCATTAAGACCGAAAGCAGATTTCGTAAAAGATTTTTCTACCTTGCCCTATGATGTAGTAAACGATACACAGGTAAAAACTGCAATTCAAAATAACACAAATCTGTTTTTCAAAGTTATAAAGACAGACTCTTTATATGATGAAAACATCTACGAAAAAGCAAGAGAAAACCTTGAACAATTAAAAAAAGAAAATTTATTAATACAAGATGAGAAAAAGTCATTTTATATATATCAAGAAATTTTCAAAGACATAAATCAAACAGGTATCGTCGCAACTATAAATATTGATGAATATATAAAAGGAAATGTAAAAAAACATGAAAAAACTCTAAAAGAAAAAGAAATAGACAGAATAAATAACTTTTATACTTGTAAAGCCAACACTGAACCTGTATTTTTATTTCAAAACAGAAATGCAGAAATTGAAAAAATAATTTATAATACAAAACTTACCAAGCAAAAAGAATATGATTTTATAAGCGAAGATAATGTAAGACATATTTTATGGAAAATAGATGACGAAACAGTTGTAAATAAGCTCGAAAGCTTGTTTAAGAAAGTAAACTCTCTTTATATAGCTGACGGGCATCATAGAACAGCATCATCCATAGACGTAGCACTAAAAATACGACAAGAAAATCCTGCTTATGATAAAAATAGTGAATTCAACTATTTTATGGCAGTTATATTTTTTGAGGACGAGCTAAAAATATTACCATATAACAGAATTATAAAAAACTTAGAAAAATATGATATTGAAAATATATTGAAAGAAATAAAAACAAATTTCAAAGTGCAACTATATGACAAAGTAACTTTTCCCACTGAAAAACACAGCTTTACAATGATAGTAAACAATAAAATTTATAAACTCACAGCAAACAAAAGCATAATAGACGAAAAAGATCCAATAAACTCATTGGATACTATAATACTTCACAAAAATATAATAGAACCTTTATTTAAAATAACAGATATAAAAAATGAAGATGATATTGAGTTCGTAGGCGGTACAAACGCACTGAAAAATATAGATGAGCTTAAAAATGGAAATATTGTATTTTTAATGTATCCTACTCAAATTGAGCAGATAAAAAACATAAGTGATATAAATGCGATAATGCCTCCAAAATCCACTTGGTTTGAGCCTAAGCTAAGAAGCGGTCTATTCATACACGAATTTTAA
- a CDS encoding Stp1/IreP family PP2C-type Ser/Thr phosphatase, with amino-acid sequence MIYFSLTDIGQRHEKNEDSFFANIKEYNNVPVGLFIIADGLGGYNYGEYASAKCVEVVKDIIDEHMYNMNFGNLEDDYVKSVICNSIKIANDVIFENSNKILMGTTLVCALIINEKLYVANVGDSRAYMMSENNLVQITKDNSYVQHLLDEGFIDEKEARTHKDRNKITRAVGFEEQVEVDFYVREVQKDDKILLCSDGLTTMVEDEVIKNMLKNSKPKDICEELVRLANDNGGRDNITVISIII; translated from the coding sequence ATGATTTATTTTTCATTAACGGATATTGGTCAAAGGCATGAAAAAAATGAAGACAGTTTTTTTGCAAATATCAAAGAATATAATAATGTGCCTGTGGGGCTGTTTATAATAGCTGACGGCTTGGGAGGCTACAATTATGGAGAATATGCAAGTGCAAAATGTGTTGAAGTGGTAAAAGATATAATTGATGAACACATGTACAATATGAATTTTGGAAACTTAGAAGATGATTATGTAAAATCCGTAATATGTAATTCTATAAAAATAGCAAATGATGTAATATTTGAAAATTCAAATAAAATCCTTATGGGGACTACTTTGGTTTGTGCTCTTATAATAAATGAAAAATTGTATGTGGCGAATGTAGGTGATTCAAGAGCATATATGATGAGTGAAAATAATCTTGTACAAATAACTAAGGATAATTCATATGTTCAACATTTATTGGATGAAGGCTTTATTGATGAAAAAGAGGCAAGAACTCATAAAGACAGAAATAAAATAACAAGAGCGGTGGGCTTTGAAGAACAAGTAGAAGTAGATTTTTATGTAAGAGAAGTTCAAAAAGATGATAAAATTCTTTTATGTTCTGACGGTCTTACAACAATGGTTGAAGATGAAGTTATAAAAAATATGTTGAAAAATTCCAAGCCGAAAGATATCTGTGAAGAGCTTGTAAGATTAGCAAATGATAATGGTGGAAGAGATAATATAACCGTAATCAGTATTATTATATAA
- a CDS encoding glucose-6-phosphate isomerase: protein MSNLTLNYSKCSTFIKKHEIDNMIETAKNAQDMLKKGNGAGKDFLGWVNLPCNYDKEEFDRIKKAANKIQSNSEVLVVIGIGGSYLGARAVIEALSNNFTNFMSKTENKFPKIIFAGNSISSTYLSELVEFLQDKEFSINVISKSGTTTEPAIAFRIIREVLLKKYTKEEAKNRIFVTTDRQKGALKNFADDEGYETFVVPDDVGGRYSVLTAVGLLPIAIAGMNIDELMSGAKKAKDEFEKDDVLKNDALMYAIHRNILYRKGKVVEILVNYEPQMMYFNEWFKQLYGESEGKDQRGIFPASVVFSTDLHSMGQFIQDGNRNIFETVISISSPRKDITLKKEEQDLDGLNYLEGKTVDFVNKKAMQATLLAHIDGGVPNLILNIEKLDEFNLGYMIYFFEYACGISGYINNVNPFDQEGVEDYKKNMFALLGKKGYEDKKTELEKRLNE, encoded by the coding sequence ATGAGCAATTTGACATTAAACTACTCAAAATGCAGCACATTTATAAAAAAACATGAAATAGATAATATGATTGAAACGGCAAAAAATGCACAAGATATGTTAAAAAAAGGCAATGGAGCAGGTAAAGATTTTTTGGGTTGGGTAAATTTACCTTGCAATTATGATAAAGAAGAGTTTGACAGGATAAAAAAGGCAGCAAATAAGATACAGTCTAACAGCGAAGTGCTTGTAGTTATAGGTATAGGTGGTTCATATTTGGGTGCAAGAGCTGTCATAGAGGCACTTTCAAATAATTTTACAAATTTTATGTCAAAAACTGAAAATAAGTTTCCGAAGATAATTTTTGCTGGAAATTCCATATCTTCTACTTATTTAAGCGAACTTGTAGAATTTTTGCAAGATAAAGAATTTTCTATAAATGTAATATCAAAATCAGGTACTACTACAGAACCTGCGATAGCTTTTAGAATTATAAGAGAAGTATTGTTAAAAAAATATACAAAAGAAGAGGCAAAAAACAGAATATTCGTGACTACTGACAGACAAAAAGGAGCGTTGAAGAATTTTGCCGATGATGAAGGTTATGAAACTTTTGTAGTTCCTGATGATGTAGGAGGAAGATATTCCGTACTTACTGCAGTAGGTTTACTTCCAATTGCGATAGCGGGTATGAATATAGATGAACTTATGTCAGGTGCTAAAAAAGCGAAAGATGAGTTTGAAAAAGATGATGTGCTTAAAAATGATGCACTTATGTATGCAATTCACAGAAATATACTTTATAGAAAAGGGAAAGTTGTAGAAATTCTTGTAAACTATGAGCCTCAAATGATGTATTTCAACGAATGGTTCAAACAACTATACGGTGAAAGTGAAGGAAAAGATCAAAGAGGTATATTCCCGGCAAGCGTGGTATTTTCTACTGATTTACACTCAATGGGACAATTTATACAAGACGGCAACAGAAATATATTTGAAACAGTTATAAGCATATCTTCTCCAAGAAAAGATATAACGCTTAAAAAAGAAGAACAGGATTTGGATGGACTCAATTATCTTGAAGGAAAGACGGTTGATTTTGTAAATAAAAAAGCTATGCAGGCTACTTTACTTGCTCATATAGACGGAGGAGTACCTAATCTTATTTTAAATATAGAAAAACTTGATGAATTTAATTTAGGATATATGATTTATTTCTTCGAATATGCTTGTGGAATAAGCGGATATATAAATAATGTAAATCCTTTTGACCAAGAAGGTGTAGAAGATTATAAGAAAAATATGTTTGCGCTTTTAGGTAAAAAAGGATACGAAGATAAGAAAACTGAATTGGAAAAGAGATTAAATGAATAA
- a CDS encoding Gx transporter family protein: MNKTSKMVLLAIMLSFSLVLYYIENMLPPINLIAPGAKLGLSNIISLTCLYVFGFKEAFVILFMRIFLSSTFYGGISTFMYSISGGILSIIAMGILKKLDLKSVSMIGISVVGALFFNIGQLLVASFMISNTKIFYYLPYMSFISIGTGIFIGITSQFLTEHLKKIIKKN; the protein is encoded by the coding sequence ATGAATAAGACTAGTAAGATGGTGTTGCTTGCTATAATGCTGTCATTTTCTCTTGTTTTGTATTATATAGAAAATATGTTGCCTCCGATAAATTTGATAGCTCCCGGTGCAAAACTGGGATTATCAAATATCATAAGTCTTACATGCCTGTATGTTTTCGGTTTTAAAGAGGCTTTTGTGATTTTGTTTATGAGGATATTTCTCTCATCTACATTTTATGGTGGAATATCGACATTTATGTATAGTATATCAGGAGGAATATTGAGCATTATAGCCATGGGTATATTAAAAAAATTGGATTTAAAATCTGTAAGCATGATAGGAATATCAGTAGTTGGAGCATTATTTTTTAATATAGGTCAGCTTTTGGTAGCATCATTTATGATATCAAATACTAAGATATTTTATTATTTGCCGTATATGTCATTTATTTCGATAGGAACAGGTATATTTATAGGTATCACATCGCAATTTTTGACAGAACATTTGAAAAAAATAATAAAGAAAAATTGA
- the rsmB gene encoding 16S rRNA (cytosine(967)-C(5))-methyltransferase RsmB, translated as MVNTRQVIYKILYDVKYDKKYSNITINETFKNVDLDYEMRGFITYIVYGVLSNINYLDYFIKKYSDIAFSKISKKAKLILEMAFFEIIFMNSSVNYASVNENVKLVKKYDNRAKSFVNAVLRKFTSDENNIKNAKNYEFSDIKEDIKYISTRYSVSDYIAQRLLDNYKNKFTEELLMSMSDTPNIFIRGNRLKTDIDDLKRNLQKLGNKFEIIDEENMIVSLKNFKDISKNDMYRNGFFSVQDYASMKAVLALSPEPFENVLDICAAPGGKSVFMAELMGNKGSITSLDISSKKLKLLEEQAKRLGINIIKTYVNDATIYKSEYKNKFDKVLCDVPCSGIGILRRKPEIRYKKFEDIQNIIDVQKQILKNASLYLKKDGILVYSTCTLGKEENSDIISEFLSKNINFELIFQKEYYPHIDSTDGFFVCKMRKNEDC; from the coding sequence ATGGTTAATACAAGGCAGGTTATATATAAAATATTATATGACGTGAAATATGATAAAAAATATTCCAATATAACGATAAATGAAACATTTAAAAACGTTGATTTAGATTATGAAATGCGAGGTTTCATAACGTATATTGTCTATGGCGTTTTGAGCAATATAAATTATTTGGACTATTTTATAAAAAAATACAGCGATATAGCATTTTCAAAAATATCCAAAAAAGCTAAACTGATTCTTGAAATGGCATTTTTTGAAATAATTTTTATGAATTCATCTGTAAACTATGCGAGTGTAAATGAGAATGTAAAACTTGTGAAAAAATACGATAATAGGGCTAAGAGTTTTGTGAACGCAGTTCTTAGAAAGTTTACATCAGATGAAAACAATATAAAAAATGCTAAGAATTATGAGTTTTCGGATATAAAAGAAGACATAAAGTATATATCGACAAGATATAGTGTAAGTGATTATATAGCGCAAAGATTGCTTGACAATTACAAAAATAAATTTACAGAAGAACTTCTTATGTCAATGTCAGATACACCTAATATATTTATAAGAGGAAACAGATTAAAAACAGATATAGATGATTTAAAAAGAAATTTACAAAAATTAGGTAATAAGTTTGAAATTATAGATGAAGAAAATATGATAGTATCGCTTAAAAATTTTAAGGATATAAGTAAAAATGATATGTACAGAAACGGATTTTTTAGCGTTCAAGATTATGCCAGTATGAAAGCTGTACTTGCATTATCTCCTGAACCGTTTGAAAATGTGCTCGATATATGTGCGGCTCCTGGAGGAAAGTCTGTGTTTATGGCAGAACTTATGGGAAATAAGGGTAGTATAACAAGCCTTGATATATCATCAAAAAAACTCAAACTTTTAGAAGAACAGGCAAAAAGACTGGGAATAAATATAATAAAAACATATGTAAACGATGCGACTATATATAAAAGCGAATATAAAAATAAATTTGATAAGGTTTTGTGTGATGTGCCTTGTAGTGGTATAGGCATATTAAGGCGCAAACCAGAGATAAGATATAAAAAATTTGAGGATATACAAAACATTATAGATGTTCAAAAACAAATATTGAAAAACGCATCTTTATATCTAAAAAAAGACGGAATATTAGTGTACAGCACTTGTACTCTTGGAAAAGAAGAAAATAGTGATATTATAAGTGAATTTTTGAGTAAAAATATTAATTTTGAACTGATTTTTCAAAAAGAATATTATCCACACATAGATTCAACAGACGGTTTTTTTGTATGTAAGATGAGAAAGAATGAAGATTGTTAA
- a CDS encoding NAD(P)-dependent oxidoreductase, with protein sequence MKILANDGLDNIAVEELKKLDIEIDLNHYDDELLINKLKEVDIVIIRSATKLTSKILEKTKNTKLKLLIRAGVGLDNIDVEYAKNNGYIVRNTPNSSANSVAEFVIGAIVSLARFIPIANFTCKNKKWNKKQYQGIEIQGKTLGIIGMGNIGKLLAKKADALGMKVVFYDKFVNKCENYAYLSLEDLLRTSDFISIHTPFVRDNFISTNEFNIMKDGCYIVNTSRGDNLDEDALITAIENGKVAGCFMDVLKKEPIENEKLIQNDKIYLSPHLGGATDEAQQKIGMEIVDIVKEFMNI encoded by the coding sequence ATGAAAATACTTGCAAATGACGGACTTGACAATATAGCCGTAGAAGAATTAAAAAAACTTGATATAGAAATAGATTTGAATCATTATGATGACGAACTGCTGATAAACAAACTCAAAGAAGTCGATATTGTCATAATACGTTCTGCTACAAAATTGACTTCCAAAATACTCGAAAAGACAAAAAATACGAAGCTTAAACTTCTCATAAGAGCAGGAGTCGGACTTGACAATATCGATGTTGAATACGCCAAAAACAACGGATACATTGTAAGAAACACACCCAATTCAAGTGCCAATTCAGTGGCAGAATTCGTTATAGGCGCTATAGTTTCACTTGCAAGATTCATACCTATAGCAAATTTTACCTGCAAAAATAAAAAGTGGAACAAAAAACAATATCAAGGTATAGAAATACAAGGCAAAACACTCGGCATAATAGGTATGGGTAATATCGGCAAACTTCTTGCAAAAAAAGCCGATGCACTCGGTATGAAAGTAGTATTTTATGATAAATTTGTGAATAAATGCGAAAATTATGCCTATCTTTCACTTGAAGATTTACTTAGAACATCAGATTTTATAAGCATACACACACCGTTTGTAAGAGATAATTTCATATCTACAAATGAGTTCAATATTATGAAAGATGGTTGTTATATAGTAAACACATCCAGAGGTGATAACTTGGACGAAGATGCACTTATAACAGCCATAGAAAACGGAAAAGTTGCAGGCTGCTTTATGGACGTATTAAAAAAAGAACCTATAGAAAACGAAAAATTAATACAAAATGACAAGATATATTTATCCCCTCACTTAGGCGGTGCAACCGATGAAGCACAGCAAAAAATAGGTATGGAAATAGTTGACATTGTAAAAGAATTTATGAATATATAA
- the pepF gene encoding oligoendopeptidase F, whose protein sequence is MKEFNWDLSLIYNSDESIQKDMKKIEDLIAKFSNIKSEKNISLEELLKVVEEASVIMSRLIAYSNMKRDEDTTVSKSQKTALEVEALSAKMSEEFSSFEPIVMSTSEEKINDFMKKSDRDDYKQVISRTLRNKPYVLSEKEEYLLSMAQDIASDTENSFYMLSYADMRFPVIESDKEKRVLTHANYSNFQTDPNRQVRKESFEKMYETYGKYVNTFAADYYGHVKAKEKLAKVRNFKSNLSQELFGDNVDEKVYDTLIEAIHDYIPVLSKYMDIKKKYLGVDEIHNYDLYVPLFEKDETKYRYEEAEQIIKNALKPLGEEYLSILKKGFEDRWIDVYPKEGKKAGAYSFGAYDTNPYILMNYTDNLNSVFTLAHELGHSIHSYYSRKNNPFLQSDYTIFVAEVASTTNELLLYNYMLKNADTDIQKKNLMVYNMEQFRTTVFRQVMFAEFEKIVHDEVLSGKALTAESLNEIYYNLNKTYYPTVKLNDEIALEWARIPHFYSDYYVYKYATGFTCATFLSQAVLKGSENVNRYINFLKDGNKNYPIDQLKIAGVDISKKETICQALDVFKDTLDKF, encoded by the coding sequence ATGAAAGAATTTAACTGGGATTTATCGCTTATATATAATTCTGATGAATCTATACAAAAAGATATGAAAAAAATAGAAGATTTGATTGCTAAGTTCAGCAATATAAAATCAGAAAAAAATATATCTCTTGAAGAATTGCTGAAAGTTGTAGAAGAAGCATCTGTTATTATGTCAAGACTTATAGCATACTCAAATATGAAAAGAGATGAAGATACAACGGTATCTAAAAGTCAAAAAACAGCGCTTGAAGTGGAAGCATTATCTGCAAAAATGAGCGAAGAATTCTCATCATTTGAACCGATTGTTATGAGTACAAGCGAAGAAAAGATAAATGATTTTATGAAAAAATCTGACAGGGATGATTATAAGCAAGTTATATCAAGAACATTAAGGAATAAACCTTATGTTTTGAGTGAAAAAGAAGAATATCTTTTAAGTATGGCTCAAGATATAGCCAGCGATACAGAAAACAGTTTTTATATGCTTTCATATGCAGATATGAGATTTCCTGTAATCGAGTCAGATAAAGAAAAAAGGGTACTTACTCATGCTAATTACAGCAATTTTCAAACTGATCCTAACAGACAGGTAAGAAAAGAGTCCTTTGAAAAAATGTACGAAACTTACGGGAAATATGTAAATACGTTTGCAGCAGATTATTATGGTCATGTAAAGGCTAAGGAAAAATTGGCAAAAGTGAGAAATTTTAAATCAAATTTATCTCAAGAATTATTTGGAGATAATGTTGATGAAAAAGTATATGATACTCTTATAGAAGCAATACATGATTATATACCGGTACTTTCAAAATATATGGATATAAAGAAAAAATATTTGGGAGTAGATGAAATACACAACTACGACTTATATGTACCGTTATTTGAAAAAGACGAAACAAAATATAGATATGAAGAGGCTGAACAAATAATAAAAAATGCTTTGAAACCTTTAGGAGAAGAATATCTTTCAATATTGAAAAAAGGTTTTGAAGACAGGTGGATAGACGTATATCCTAAAGAAGGTAAAAAAGCCGGTGCCTACTCTTTCGGTGCATATGACACCAATCCGTATATACTTATGAATTATACTGATAACTTAAACTCAGTATTTACGTTGGCGCATGAGCTTGGTCACTCAATCCACAGCTATTATTCAAGAAAAAATAATCCATTCTTGCAATCAGACTATACCATATTTGTAGCAGAAGTTGCGTCTACTACAAACGAGTTGTTGCTTTATAATTATATGCTGAAAAATGCAGATACAGATATTCAGAAGAAAAATCTTATGGTGTATAATATGGAGCAATTCAGAACAACAGTTTTCAGACAAGTGATGTTTGCAGAATTTGAAAAAATTGTACATGATGAAGTTTTGTCAGGTAAAGCATTGACGGCAGAGAGCTTGAATGAAATATATTATAACTTGAACAAGACATATTATCCTACTGTGAAATTAAATGATGAAATTGCTTTGGAATGGGCGAGAATACCACATTTCTATTCAGATTATTATGTATATAAATATGCTACAGGGTTTACTTGTGCAACGTTCTTATCGCAAGCCGTATTAAAAGGTTCTGAAAATGTAAACAGATATATAAATTTCTTAAAAGATGGAAATAAGAATTATCCAATAGATCAATTAAAAATAGCAGGAGTGGATATAAGCAAAAAAGAAACAATATGCCAAGCATTAGATGTATTTAAAGATACATTGGATAAATTTTAA
- the rlmN gene encoding 23S rRNA (adenine(2503)-C(2))-methyltransferase RlmN, whose product MKKNILDLNMKEFEDILISNSFEKYRAKQIYPLVFDKISSFDEINNIPKKLKEFLNENFCVNPVSIYKKLQSQKDYTKKYLMKLDDDNIIESVLMKYKFGLSACISSQVGCLMGCTFCASTVNSKIRDLTAGEMIGQIVSMSKDASQRISNIVIMGSGEPFDNYNNFIKFLELIGDENGLNIGQRHITVSTCGIADKIRDFADRKMQINLAISLHSPYQEKRENIMPISRKFSLEELIKSTDYYIKKTNRRITYEYAIIKNVNDSEKDALALSKLIGHQLCHVNIIPVNSASHNDYEKPNEQKIKKFLKILSDNHINATVRREMGSDINGACGQLRISTISKENL is encoded by the coding sequence ATGAAAAAAAATATATTAGATTTAAATATGAAAGAGTTTGAAGATATATTGATATCCAATTCTTTTGAAAAATATAGAGCAAAACAGATATATCCTTTAGTTTTTGATAAAATATCGTCATTTGATGAAATAAACAACATACCCAAAAAATTAAAGGAATTTTTGAATGAGAATTTTTGCGTAAATCCTGTGTCTATATATAAAAAATTACAATCGCAAAAGGATTATACTAAAAAATATCTTATGAAATTAGATGACGATAATATAATAGAGTCCGTACTTATGAAATATAAGTTCGGATTATCGGCTTGTATATCTTCTCAGGTAGGCTGTCTTATGGGATGTACATTTTGTGCATCAACGGTAAATTCAAAGATAAGAGATTTGACAGCAGGAGAAATGATAGGTCAGATAGTATCTATGTCAAAAGATGCGTCGCAGAGAATTTCAAATATAGTTATAATGGGAAGCGGAGAGCCGTTTGATAATTACAACAATTTTATCAAGTTTTTAGAGTTGATAGGTGATGAAAACGGACTTAATATAGGTCAAAGACATATAACGGTTTCTACTTGTGGAATTGCAGATAAGATAAGAGATTTTGCAGATAGAAAAATGCAAATAAACCTCGCTATATCCTTACATTCTCCATATCAAGAAAAAAGAGAGAATATAATGCCTATTTCAAGAAAATTTTCTTTGGAAGAACTTATAAAATCAACAGACTATTATATAAAAAAGACAAATAGGCGTATAACTTATGAGTATGCGATAATAAAAAATGTAAACGATTCTGAAAAAGATGCTTTGGCTTTATCCAAACTTATAGGTCATCAATTATGCCATGTAAATATAATACCTGTAAATAGTGCATCTCATAATGATTATGAAAAACCGAATGAGCAAAAAATAAAGAAATTTTTGAAGATTTTATCTGATAACCATATAAATGCAACTGTAAGAAGAGAAATGGGCAGTGATATAAACGGTGCTTGCGGACAACTGAGAATATCAACTATTTCAAAGGAGAACTTATGA